One genomic region from Listeria monocytogenes encodes:
- a CDS encoding LacI family DNA-binding transcriptional regulator produces MATLADVAKRANVSKMTVSRVINHPDQVSDELKMLVYSAMEALEYVPNYAARALVQNRTQVIKFLILEEIDTVEPYYMNLLTGISRELDKYYYSLQLVTQRSRNIGAYDGLIVTGIRDKDYDLGLLDIDKPVIFYGENKRGYDSIDVDNKKGTALATEHMVEIGFSRIVFLGINLLDEQFMKSRLEGYEEVVKEHGLEPESYFIANSSSIAEEKAFELLRYNSEKIAIVCASDRIAIGVVRAAAAFGRRFGENIAVTGFDGVFLDRISSPKITTVRSPVVEMGEELAKMLLAKINDHGKPQGNLLFTPELLIRASTTGKEE; encoded by the coding sequence ATGGCGACTTTAGCAGATGTTGCGAAACGGGCAAATGTCTCCAAAATGACAGTTTCACGGGTTATTAATCATCCAGATCAAGTCTCAGATGAACTGAAAATGCTTGTTTATAGTGCAATGGAAGCCTTAGAGTATGTACCAAATTATGCTGCTAGGGCGCTTGTTCAAAATAGGACACAAGTCATAAAGTTTTTGATTTTAGAAGAAATTGATACAGTTGAACCATATTACATGAACTTACTGACCGGGATTAGTCGTGAGTTAGATAAGTATTATTATTCTTTACAACTCGTTACACAAAGGTCCAGAAATATCGGAGCTTATGACGGGCTTATTGTTACGGGGATACGCGACAAAGATTATGATTTAGGACTTTTAGATATTGATAAACCAGTTATTTTTTATGGTGAAAATAAACGTGGCTATGATTCTATTGATGTAGATAATAAAAAAGGAACTGCGCTCGCAACAGAGCATATGGTAGAGATCGGTTTTTCGCGAATCGTCTTTTTGGGAATTAATTTATTAGATGAACAGTTTATGAAATCGCGCCTAGAAGGTTATGAAGAAGTAGTGAAAGAACATGGTTTGGAACCGGAGAGCTATTTTATTGCGAATAGTTCCAGTATCGCGGAAGAAAAAGCATTTGAATTACTACGTTATAACTCGGAAAAAATTGCGATTGTTTGCGCATCAGATCGAATTGCCATAGGGGTTGTTCGTGCCGCCGCTGCTTTTGGTCGTCGATTTGGCGAAAACATTGCTGTAACAGGGTTTGATGGGGTTTTCTTAGATAGGATTTCATCGCCAAAAATTACAACTGTTCGTTCTCCGGTCGTCGAGATGGGGGAAGAACTCGCGAAGATGTTACTTGCGAAAATTAATGATCACGGAAAACCTCAAGGAAACCTATTATTTACTCCTGAATTACTGATAAGAGCCTCTACAACTGGAAAAGAAGAGTAA